A region from the Benincasa hispida cultivar B227 chromosome 12, ASM972705v1, whole genome shotgun sequence genome encodes:
- the LOC120068370 gene encoding protein IQ-DOMAIN 14 isoform X1: protein MGKKKGWFYLVKKLFVSETQPNPEKKQKRWKWVFGRMRNKRLATLTAPSPSKATMRIEEEEEEEERKQALSVAIASTAAAEAAVAAAKAAVEVVWLTGTPQSHQQEAAEEVFKPLKKAPPSDLLKREREIHEFAAITIQTAFRGFLARKALRALKGIVRLQAIIRGRAVRRQAIATLKCLQSIVSIQSQVCSNRLHLPQNTFNSPETKQFQSWKDRIIKLDSNDQRWDDSLLSKEEADAVFLSRKEAVIRRERVKEYLFAHRRSAESERKKVKGRWRYWLDQWVDTQLSKSKELEDLDSIFTSNPKHKETTNDRFKPNPTTKNMDRNIEEYPNQSPSQKPVLKQLSHHKKQRSLGGGIDSNSSFSSSPLVPTYMAATESAKAKSRSLSSPKLRPAGGLDTCSDGNSPCKTKQLCLVSSMVSEVGISSGRRGFHQQQRSPGLKGLPGPTRSSRTLTKDLSIDSEHSLPNWDRQSAFQ, encoded by the exons ATGGGCAAGAAGAAGGGCTGGTTTTATTTAGTCAAGAAGCTATTTGTTTCAGAGACACAGCCAAATCCTGAGAAG AAGCAAAAGAGATGGAAATGGGTGTTTGGAAGGATGAGGAACAAGAGATTAGCCACACTGACAGCGCCATCGCCATCAAAAGCGACGATGAGAATAGAGGAGGAAGAGGAGGAAGAGGAGAGGAAGCAGGCTCTTTCTGTGGCAATTGCGAGTACTGCCGCGGCCGAGGCGGCGGTTGCAGCAGCTAAGGCTGCTGTTGAGGTTGTTTGGCTCACAGGGACTCCTCAGTCTCATCAACAAGAGGCTGCTGAGGAAGTCTTTAAGCCTCTCAAGAAGGCCCCTCCATCTGATCTCCTTAAACGTGAAAGGGAAATCCATGAGTTTGCTGCTATTACTATCCAAACTGCTTTCCGTGGCTTCCTT GCGAGAAAAGCATTGAGAGCATTGAAAGGAATAGTGAGGCTACAGGCAATTATTAGAGGAAGAGCTGTTAGGCGCCAAGCCATTGCCACTTTGAAATGCTTGCAGTCCATCGTTAGCATACAATCACAAGTGTGTTCAAATAGACTTCATCTTCCTCAAAACACTTTCAATTCTCCTGAAACGAAGCAGTTTCAGAGCTGGAAAGATAGGATTATAAAG TTGGATTCGAACGATCAAAGGTGGGATGATAGCCTGTTATCAAAAGAAGAAGCAGATGCAGTGTTTTTGAGCAGGAAAGAGGCAGTGATCAGGAGAGAGCGAGTGAAGGAATACTTATTCGCCCACAGG AGGTCTGCAGAatcagaaagaaaaaaagtaaaaggaAGATGGAGATACTGGCTAGACCAATGGGTTGACACCCAACTCTCGAAAAGCAAAGAACTCGAAGATTTGGACTCCATTTTCACCTCAAATCCAAAACACAAAGAGACAACAAACGACAGATTCAAACCAAACCCAACAACAAAAAATATGGACAGAAACATAGAAGAATACCCCAACCAATCTCCATCTCAAAAACCAGTTCTGAAACAGCTCTCTCACCACAAGAAGCAACGTTCATTGGGAGGTGGAATAGACTCAAACAGCTCATTTTCAAGCTCCCCACTGGTACCAACATACATGGCTGCCACTGAATCAGCAAAGGCAAAATCAAGATCCTTAAGCTCCCCCAAGCTAAGGCCAGCAGGGGGATTAGACACTTGTTCGGATGGGAATTCTCCATGCAAGACAAAGCAGCTCTGTTTAGTTTCTTCAATGGTGAGTGAAGTTGGAATTAGCAGTGGGAGAAGAGGTTTTCATCAGCAGCAAAGATCACCAGGGCTGAAGGGGCTTCCAGGGCCAACAAGATCAAGCAGAACTCTCACTAAAGATTTGAGCATTGATTCTGAGCATTCCTTGCCAAACTGGGATAGACAAAGTGCCTTCCAATGA
- the LOC120068370 gene encoding uncharacterized protein LOC120068370 isoform X2, whose protein sequence is MGKKKGWFYLVKKLFVSETQPNPEKKQKRWKWVFGRMRNKRLATLTAPSPSKATMRIEEEEEEEERKQALSVAIASTAAAEAAVAAAKAAVEVVWLTGTPQSHQQEAAEEVFKPLKKAPPSDLLKREREIHEFAAITIQTAFRGFLLDSNDQRWDDSLLSKEEADAVFLSRKEAVIRRERVKEYLFAHRRSAESERKKVKGRWRYWLDQWVDTQLSKSKELEDLDSIFTSNPKHKETTNDRFKPNPTTKNMDRNIEEYPNQSPSQKPVLKQLSHHKKQRSLGGGIDSNSSFSSSPLVPTYMAATESAKAKSRSLSSPKLRPAGGLDTCSDGNSPCKTKQLCLVSSMVSEVGISSGRRGFHQQQRSPGLKGLPGPTRSSRTLTKDLSIDSEHSLPNWDRQSAFQ, encoded by the exons ATGGGCAAGAAGAAGGGCTGGTTTTATTTAGTCAAGAAGCTATTTGTTTCAGAGACACAGCCAAATCCTGAGAAG AAGCAAAAGAGATGGAAATGGGTGTTTGGAAGGATGAGGAACAAGAGATTAGCCACACTGACAGCGCCATCGCCATCAAAAGCGACGATGAGAATAGAGGAGGAAGAGGAGGAAGAGGAGAGGAAGCAGGCTCTTTCTGTGGCAATTGCGAGTACTGCCGCGGCCGAGGCGGCGGTTGCAGCAGCTAAGGCTGCTGTTGAGGTTGTTTGGCTCACAGGGACTCCTCAGTCTCATCAACAAGAGGCTGCTGAGGAAGTCTTTAAGCCTCTCAAGAAGGCCCCTCCATCTGATCTCCTTAAACGTGAAAGGGAAATCCATGAGTTTGCTGCTATTACTATCCAAACTGCTTTCCGTGGCTTCCTT TTGGATTCGAACGATCAAAGGTGGGATGATAGCCTGTTATCAAAAGAAGAAGCAGATGCAGTGTTTTTGAGCAGGAAAGAGGCAGTGATCAGGAGAGAGCGAGTGAAGGAATACTTATTCGCCCACAGG AGGTCTGCAGAatcagaaagaaaaaaagtaaaaggaAGATGGAGATACTGGCTAGACCAATGGGTTGACACCCAACTCTCGAAAAGCAAAGAACTCGAAGATTTGGACTCCATTTTCACCTCAAATCCAAAACACAAAGAGACAACAAACGACAGATTCAAACCAAACCCAACAACAAAAAATATGGACAGAAACATAGAAGAATACCCCAACCAATCTCCATCTCAAAAACCAGTTCTGAAACAGCTCTCTCACCACAAGAAGCAACGTTCATTGGGAGGTGGAATAGACTCAAACAGCTCATTTTCAAGCTCCCCACTGGTACCAACATACATGGCTGCCACTGAATCAGCAAAGGCAAAATCAAGATCCTTAAGCTCCCCCAAGCTAAGGCCAGCAGGGGGATTAGACACTTGTTCGGATGGGAATTCTCCATGCAAGACAAAGCAGCTCTGTTTAGTTTCTTCAATGGTGAGTGAAGTTGGAATTAGCAGTGGGAGAAGAGGTTTTCATCAGCAGCAAAGATCACCAGGGCTGAAGGGGCTTCCAGGGCCAACAAGATCAAGCAGAACTCTCACTAAAGATTTGAGCATTGATTCTGAGCATTCCTTGCCAAACTGGGATAGACAAAGTGCCTTCCAATGA